Proteins encoded in a region of the Acidobacteriota bacterium genome:
- a CDS encoding NAD(P)/FAD-dependent oxidoreductase codes for MPDLEENELDVVVIGGGQAGLAVGYYLRRSGLRYVILDAQNEPGGAWLHGWRSLRLFSPAQWSSLPGWLMPGGGLDKYPTRDEVLSYLRQYEERYELPIRRPVTVTSVRREGERFAVATNGDEISAKAIVSATGTWQKPFIPDCPGRTLFSGVEIHSANYESPDAFAGKRVLIVGGGNSGAQILAEVSLVADATWVTLDEPNYLPDDVDGRVLFDAASEKYKALTTGEAGTKKSYDLLGSIVMVEPVREARDAGRLTSRRPFVRFTEAGVIWQEGDEPEMMDAVIWCTGFKSALDHLAPLGVVEDNGRVKVSGTRSEKEPNLWLVGYGNWTGFTSATLIGVGRTARTTAKEIEETLKKTA; via the coding sequence ATGCCCGACCTGGAAGAGAACGAACTCGACGTGGTCGTCATCGGCGGCGGGCAGGCCGGGTTGGCGGTTGGGTATTATCTTCGTCGCTCGGGCCTTCGCTACGTAATTCTAGACGCACAAAACGAACCCGGCGGAGCGTGGCTGCATGGCTGGCGTTCGCTGCGGCTGTTTTCGCCGGCACAGTGGAGCTCGCTTCCAGGCTGGCTAATGCCTGGCGGCGGGCTCGACAAATATCCGACCCGCGACGAGGTGCTCAGCTACCTTCGCCAGTACGAAGAGCGTTACGAACTACCGATTCGCAGGCCGGTCACTGTTACTTCCGTAAGGCGGGAAGGCGAGCGTTTCGCTGTAGCTACCAACGGCGACGAGATCAGCGCTAAAGCCATCGTCAGCGCGACCGGAACGTGGCAAAAGCCGTTCATCCCGGACTGTCCAGGCCGCACGCTTTTTTCCGGCGTCGAGATCCACTCCGCAAACTACGAATCACCCGATGCATTTGCCGGAAAGCGCGTTTTGATTGTAGGCGGCGGAAATTCAGGTGCACAGATCTTGGCCGAAGTCTCGCTCGTGGCTGATGCGACGTGGGTCACGCTTGATGAGCCAAACTACTTGCCGGACGATGTCGACGGCCGCGTTCTCTTTGATGCCGCGAGCGAAAAATATAAGGCACTAACGACAGGCGAGGCAGGGACGAAAAAGTCATACGATTTGCTCGGCAGCATCGTCATGGTCGAGCCCGTTCGCGAAGCGCGGGATGCGGGAAGGCTGACTTCCCGCCGTCCGTTTGTTCGCTTTACTGAGGCCGGTGTGATCTGGCAAGAGGGCGACGAACCCGAAATGATGGACGCCGTCATTTGGTGCACCGGGTTCAAATCGGCTCTCGACCATCTCGCACCGCTCGGTGTCGTCGAAGACAACGGCCGTGTTAAAGTATCCGGAACGCGTTCGGAAAAAGAGCCAAACCTATGGCTCGTCGGCTACGGCAACTGGACCGGCTTCACCTCGGCAACCCTCATCGGCGTCGGCCGCACCGCCCGAACAACAGCGAAAGAGATCGAAGAAACCCTAAAGAAGACTGCGTAG
- a CDS encoding antibiotic biosynthesis monooxygenase — MTMIRVVAHLISKIDSIDETREVSLGLIGPTCAEAGCVTYELHQNTADPTDFTFIEEWTDDASLDAHLESAHLAAAREKLGELLAEPADIRRYRLIR, encoded by the coding sequence ATGACCATGATTCGAGTCGTAGCACATTTGATATCAAAGATTGATAGCATTGATGAAACGCGGGAGGTCTCGCTTGGGTTGATCGGGCCGACTTGTGCTGAGGCGGGCTGCGTTACTTATGAGCTTCATCAGAATACGGCCGATCCAACGGATTTTACATTCATCGAGGAATGGACTGATGACGCGTCGCTCGACGCTCATCTTGAGTCTGCCCACCTGGCGGCCGCTCGCGAAAAGCTAGGCGAGTTGCTCGCCGAGCCCGCTGACATTCGTCGTTATAGATTGATCCGCTAA
- a CDS encoding MerR family transcriptional regulator yields the protein MVKLLETLKHIEYHGVRELARAAEHFLRSTGTIQEKGTVADYPNERTIRYYITEGLLDQAIEKRGVTSIFGYEHLLTLLVIKKLQALGLPISVIKDLMLGKSEEELEKLFGEEIHVFTDEEELDLFRASIGHTDDSEVVVMAGTTAQPASPPAADNEAKEYLQSLLMGRSDKPERPPARSRPAAEPKLSRGTSDWRRYEIIPGVELHVARSFRAPREPNWRQRLLVLIDGILDSRERR from the coding sequence ATGGTCAAGTTACTTGAAACTCTAAAACACATCGAATACCACGGCGTTCGCGAGCTTGCCCGGGCCGCGGAGCACTTCTTGAGGTCCACCGGAACCATTCAGGAGAAGGGAACGGTCGCCGATTACCCGAATGAGCGCACCATTCGCTATTACATCACCGAAGGGCTGCTCGACCAGGCGATCGAGAAACGCGGGGTTACGTCGATCTTCGGCTACGAACATCTTCTAACGCTGCTGGTGATCAAAAAGCTGCAGGCTCTCGGGCTTCCGATCAGCGTCATCAAGGACCTAATGCTCGGTAAATCGGAAGAAGAGCTCGAAAAACTATTCGGCGAGGAGATACACGTCTTTACAGACGAAGAAGAGCTGGACCTATTCCGGGCATCGATCGGGCATACGGATGACAGCGAAGTTGTGGTCATGGCGGGCACCACGGCCCAGCCCGCCTCGCCGCCCGCGGCTGACAACGAAGCGAAGGAGTATCTTCAATCGCTTCTAATGGGGCGAAGCGACAAGCCGGAGCGTCCACCTGCCCGCAGTCGGCCGGCCGCGGAACCGAAACTCTCCCGTGGTACATCCGATTGGCGACGTTACGAGATAATTCCCGGCGTCGAACTCCACGTTGCACGAAGCTTCCGGGCCCCGAGAGAGCCCAACTGGCGCCAGCGGCTGCTCGTGCTGATCGATGGAATTCTCGATTCGAGAGAGCGGAGATAA
- a CDS encoding Dabb family protein — MLTHIVCWKYKPEIDAAAREEHIARLRALKNVIPEIIDISVGKDILGLERSFDTGLVATFADREGLDAYTDHPQHREVAAMGKEIAERVVSVDFVE; from the coding sequence ATGCTTACACATATCGTTTGTTGGAAGTACAAGCCTGAGATCGATGCGGCAGCCCGCGAAGAGCATATTGCAAGGTTGCGGGCCCTTAAAAATGTCATCCCCGAAATAATCGATATCTCGGTCGGCAAGGACATTCTCGGGCTTGAACGCTCGTTTGACACAGGGCTTGTGGCGACGTTTGCAGACCGCGAGGGCCTGGACGCATATACCGATCACCCGCAGCACCGCGAGGTCGCCGCGATGGGCAAAGAGATAGCCGAGCGCGTCGTTTCAGTCGATTTTGTCGAATAA
- a CDS encoding GxxExxY protein: MTEAELNSLSEKVIGCSYTISNALGSGFLEKVYMNALAHELRKLGLKVELQKPLHVIYDGVVVGEYFADMLIEGVLIIELKACNALNEIHKAQCINYLNSTQLPLCLLINFGRPRVEVKRIFQSQYLKNI; encoded by the coding sequence ATGACGGAAGCTGAGCTTAACTCCCTTTCGGAAAAAGTCATTGGCTGTTCTTATACGATCAGCAATGCTCTCGGCAGTGGCTTTCTTGAAAAGGTCTACATGAATGCTCTTGCCCACGAGCTCCGTAAACTTGGATTAAAGGTCGAGCTTCAAAAGCCGCTGCATGTCATTTACGATGGGGTCGTTGTCGGAGAATACTTCGCTGACATGTTGATCGAGGGTGTCCTGATCATCGAGCTAAAGGCCTGCAATGCCCTCAACGAAATCCATAAAGCACAGTGCATCAACTACCTGAATTCAACCCAATTGCCGTTGTGCCTGCTGATCAACTTCGGCCGGCCGCGGGTCGAGGTGAAAAGGATCTTTCAATCTCAGTATCTTAAGAACATTTGA
- a CDS encoding FAD-dependent oxidoreductase has protein sequence MLNRRSFLIGIGAATTVAAVAPSVITQRRAKTCVIVGSGLAGLSAAFKLKNAGWDVTVLEARNRVGGRVFSHTMPDSGGLICELGAEWVGESHERLKALCSDFKIPLQKHQFEDYLMQNGRVSRPGGWNFSAQANSAFDKLLEGFEKLTPAQQRMLDRKDWWTHLSDAGFTQPDLILRELADSTDFGESIRHVSAFGALAEYAANEEPEVKGKTQNQMDYKLTGGNSRLVNELARRIGDANIRTGMKVSEINQRRGIVTVKAGDETFTADACICTTPVASLRKIKFNPPLPADQRNAAERLIYARIIKNSVHYENRFWKDENFSMVTDMTSHYYFHSTQNQPGREGILTAYAIGEKADVLASQDDTRRMNIITRDLHDFNDDAPRLAKGIASYAWQRDEYTEGAYALYRPGQWFGVRPVLARPHLKVLFAGEHIADWQGFMEGAIETGEAAAESLLK, from the coding sequence ATGCTAAATAGACGATCATTTCTCATAGGGATCGGTGCCGCTACGACTGTTGCTGCTGTTGCGCCGAGCGTAATCACACAGCGGCGAGCAAAGACCTGCGTCATTGTTGGCTCCGGGCTTGCCGGGCTTTCGGCGGCATTCAAACTGAAGAACGCGGGCTGGGATGTGACCGTTCTAGAAGCCCGCAACCGTGTCGGGGGCCGGGTCTTCTCGCACACGATGCCGGACAGCGGCGGCCTGATCTGCGAACTTGGCGCCGAGTGGGTTGGTGAGAGTCATGAACGTTTGAAGGCGCTCTGCAGCGACTTCAAAATCCCGCTGCAGAAGCATCAGTTTGAGGATTATCTGATGCAGAATGGCCGCGTCTCCCGGCCCGGCGGGTGGAATTTCTCGGCACAGGCGAACTCCGCCTTCGACAAGTTGCTCGAAGGATTCGAGAAGCTCACACCGGCCCAGCAGCGGATGCTCGACCGGAAAGATTGGTGGACGCATCTCTCGGACGCCGGCTTCACTCAGCCGGATCTGATACTTCGCGAGCTGGCGGACAGCACGGATTTTGGCGAATCGATCCGCCACGTATCGGCCTTCGGGGCACTTGCCGAATATGCAGCCAACGAAGAGCCGGAGGTCAAAGGCAAAACGCAGAACCAGATGGACTACAAGCTGACGGGTGGCAACTCGCGGCTTGTCAATGAACTCGCCCGCCGCATTGGCGATGCGAATATACGGACGGGGATGAAGGTCTCTGAGATCAACCAGCGGCGCGGCATTGTGACCGTAAAGGCCGGCGATGAAACCTTTACCGCCGATGCCTGCATCTGCACCACACCGGTCGCATCGCTCCGAAAGATCAAGTTCAACCCGCCGCTCCCCGCGGACCAACGCAACGCTGCGGAAAGGCTGATCTACGCCCGGATCATCAAGAATTCTGTCCATTACGAGAACCGCTTTTGGAAGGACGAAAACTTTTCGATGGTCACGGACATGACCTCGCATTACTATTTCCACTCAACGCAAAACCAACCGGGCCGCGAGGGAATCCTGACCGCATACGCCATCGGCGAAAAAGCCGACGTCCTCGCCTCGCAGGACGATACCCGCCGGATGAACATCATCACCCGCGACCTTCACGACTTTAACGACGACGCCCCGCGCCTCGCCAAGGGCATTGCTTCCTATGCCTGGCAGCGGGATGAATATACGGAAGGCGCATACGCGCTCTACCGGCCCGGCCAGTGGTTCGGCGTCCGCCCGGTCCTCGCCCGCCCGCACCTGAAGGTGCTTTTCGCCGGCGAACACATCGCCGACTGGCAGGGCTTCATGGAAGGCGCCATCGAAACCGGCGAGGCCGCCGCGGAAAGCTTGTTGAAATAA
- a CDS encoding tetratricopeptide repeat protein, giving the protein MFLQKLIKTRPLFALIATLTIGAGALITSAQQTRRAATFDVNGYVIDAKLLTDENKLDATVDVTFVPLEDLRSVAFELNGSLKIDSIVRVNSAAQPTPAPTPTRGRQPRPTPTPRGPEVTFVQDQVGVSDLGPSVRIDLGEQVTKDTPVTLRFKYNGVLNTPSGGPLLNKRLAYIGEVNGYLFYAARWFPFHDYAADRATADITVTLPGAFQVVGHSDTDVPAVSAGKYRFIQSRPGLVGNIAYGRYTNRDLQIGGYELKFYTRPGSTENVEAYAETIGKALEYYTKQFGEPEMGRDLAIVQIDDESLDFYSGAGITFVSDRQFTEPRNVTEERLQREAAYQWWGHTVGLKSFDDAWVSQGLAEYSAFAFRESNATGAQLDALRRELVEKSLTFEQTASLLRAPANLDDQSTAYRYMMYGKGAMVFKLLRETLGKQKFDQLLKTYLEEFRGKSSSIDEFERLTSRVAGQNMRYFFARWVESTGVPEFTADYVILRNRAGKFIARGTVKQNYDNLRLPVEIQLKFEGENGFKTEQLQIDDASADFNIEVDGKPLEVIVDPGFKLLWVSPELRVTSIARRGIELFKEGNYSEAQTQLENALKLDRSNSWIYYHLGLLFLEQRNYELAKENFRAALLGNINPPWLAVWAEIKLGNAYDAQGDRTRAIAAYDRAEKTGIEYDNAPDAIARFKATPYDPRAGDVN; this is encoded by the coding sequence ATGTTTTTGCAAAAGTTAATCAAGACGCGGCCTCTTTTTGCCCTTATCGCGACGCTCACGATCGGCGCCGGGGCTCTTATCACTTCGGCTCAGCAAACGCGGCGTGCGGCAACGTTCGACGTCAACGGATACGTTATCGATGCCAAGCTCCTGACCGACGAGAACAAGCTCGACGCCACGGTCGATGTTACATTCGTGCCGCTCGAGGACCTTCGCTCGGTCGCATTCGAGTTGAACGGCTCGCTCAAGATCGATTCGATCGTCCGCGTGAACTCCGCTGCTCAACCGACGCCGGCACCTACGCCAACCCGCGGACGGCAGCCGCGTCCGACCCCGACGCCCCGTGGGCCGGAGGTCACCTTTGTGCAAGACCAGGTCGGCGTCTCCGATCTGGGCCCGAGCGTTCGCATCGACCTCGGGGAGCAGGTTACGAAGGACACGCCCGTAACGCTTCGCTTCAAGTACAACGGAGTTTTGAATACGCCTTCGGGCGGGCCGCTGCTAAACAAACGACTGGCATATATCGGCGAGGTCAATGGATATCTTTTTTACGCGGCACGCTGGTTCCCCTTTCACGATTACGCGGCCGACCGGGCAACGGCGGACATCACCGTAACGCTTCCCGGAGCGTTTCAGGTCGTCGGCCACAGCGATACCGATGTGCCCGCGGTTTCGGCTGGAAAATATCGTTTCATTCAGTCGCGGCCGGGTCTCGTCGGTAACATTGCATACGGCCGATACACGAACCGCGACCTGCAGATCGGCGGTTACGAATTGAAGTTCTACACGCGGCCGGGCAGCACCGAGAACGTCGAGGCATATGCCGAAACCATCGGAAAGGCGCTCGAATACTACACAAAGCAATTTGGCGAGCCGGAGATGGGCCGCGACCTCGCGATCGTTCAGATCGACGATGAAAGCCTCGACTTCTACTCGGGTGCCGGAATCACGTTCGTCTCGGACCGGCAGTTCACCGAACCGAGAAACGTGACCGAAGAGCGGCTTCAACGCGAGGCCGCATATCAGTGGTGGGGACATACGGTCGGGCTCAAATCGTTTGACGATGCATGGGTCTCGCAGGGACTTGCCGAATACAGCGCCTTTGCTTTTCGCGAATCGAATGCGACTGGCGCCCAGCTTGATGCGCTTCGCCGCGAGCTGGTTGAAAAGTCATTGACGTTCGAACAAACGGCATCGCTGCTCCGCGCACCGGCAAATCTCGACGATCAGTCCACCGCTTACCGATACATGATGTACGGCAAGGGTGCAATGGTTTTTAAGCTTTTGCGGGAAACGCTCGGGAAGCAGAAGTTCGATCAGCTTCTCAAGACCTATCTTGAAGAATTTCGCGGCAAGAGCTCTTCGATCGACGAGTTTGAGCGGCTGACTTCGCGGGTCGCCGGGCAAAACATGCGTTACTTTTTTGCCCGCTGGGTGGAGAGCACCGGCGTGCCGGAATTCACGGCCGACTATGTGATACTCCGCAACCGTGCCGGCAAGTTCATCGCCCGCGGGACGGTAAAGCAGAACTACGACAACCTTCGGCTCCCGGTCGAGATACAGCTCAAGTTTGAAGGTGAGAACGGTTTCAAGACCGAGCAGCTTCAGATAGATGACGCGAGTGCGGACTTTAATATTGAGGTTGACGGCAAGCCGCTGGAGGTCATCGTTGACCCCGGCTTTAAGCTGCTTTGGGTCTCGCCGGAGCTTCGCGTGACCTCGATCGCAAGGCGGGGCATCGAGCTCTTCAAGGAAGGCAATTACAGCGAAGCGCAGACGCAGCTTGAGAATGCCCTGAAGCTTGACCGCTCAAACTCTTGGATCTACTACCACCTCGGGCTACTTTTCCTCGAACAGCGAAATTATGAGCTTGCTAAGGAAAACTTCCGGGCCGCTCTTCTTGGCAACATCAATCCGCCGTGGCTTGCGGTTTGGGCAGAGATAAAGCTTGGCAATGCCTACGACGCCCAGGGCGACCGGACGCGAGCCATCGCCGCTTACGACCGAGCCGAAAAGACCGGCATAGAATACGACAACGCACCCGATGCAATCGCCCGTTTCAAAGCAACCCCTTATGACCCGCGTGCCGGAGATGTAAATTGA
- a CDS encoding twin-arginine translocation signal domain-containing protein, with product MKQDTNRRDFLKILGATTAGLAVGSQGVFGQARRERRLFQISGRIYL from the coding sequence ATGAAACAAGATACGAACCGCCGTGATTTTTTGAAGATCTTGGGTGCGACGACCGCGGGACTTGCGGTCGGTTCGCAGGGTGTTTTCGGACAGGCTCGCCGAGAAAGACGCCTATTTCAAATTTCAGGTCGAATATATCTTTAG
- a CDS encoding VWA domain-containing protein — MESKKTHLQILTEKEMVAADTDQTIDVLLRVLPPSVEAGGLKRPKLNFGIALDRSGSMGGHKMAQAREAAKYCVDELLPTDTFSAVIFDGNVDVLFTNQPVANKEMLKRGIDRIEARGSTALHEGWVQAGIQVSERLSGGGINRVLLITDGQANVGEARPDRIVEQAKALAERGISTSTIGIGQGFNEDLLVPMAEAGQGNAWYVEEPQDMVRIFETELKGLVAQVGHTVTLGITPSPGVKVEDLLNDFETDASGRYILPNIRAGSPLDVLVRLKIPAGKVGETFSAAIFELRYTEQATQKPMAVTAEAEVVYDTAAAVAELRRNDQVLEAVTLLTNARARKEAMEYMDRGRFEDAQQVLFDRELQTDALFSLAPSLELEQEIEAVRDLNRLIADRSNDLLTRKRMSYERDLRRKSR; from the coding sequence ATGGAAAGTAAAAAGACCCACTTGCAGATCCTTACGGAAAAGGAAATGGTCGCCGCGGACACTGATCAGACGATCGATGTTCTCCTTAGGGTGCTTCCGCCCTCGGTAGAAGCTGGCGGACTCAAACGCCCGAAGTTGAACTTCGGCATCGCGCTTGACCGCTCCGGTTCGATGGGCGGCCACAAGATGGCGCAGGCTCGCGAGGCTGCGAAATACTGCGTTGATGAGCTGCTGCCGACGGACACCTTTTCTGCGGTGATATTCGATGGGAACGTGGATGTTCTCTTCACTAATCAGCCCGTTGCGAATAAAGAAATGCTCAAACGCGGCATTGACCGCATTGAGGCCCGCGGCTCGACCGCACTTCACGAGGGTTGGGTTCAGGCCGGCATACAGGTCAGCGAGCGGCTTTCCGGCGGCGGCATCAACCGTGTTCTCCTGATCACGGACGGCCAGGCGAACGTCGGCGAGGCGCGGCCCGACCGCATTGTTGAGCAGGCAAAGGCTCTCGCCGAACGCGGGATCAGCACCTCGACCATCGGCATCGGGCAGGGCTTTAACGAGGATCTCCTCGTACCTATGGCCGAAGCCGGCCAAGGGAACGCATGGTACGTCGAAGAACCACAGGATATGGTCCGAATTTTCGAAACAGAGTTGAAGGGCTTGGTGGCACAGGTTGGGCACACGGTTACGCTTGGCATTACGCCTTCGCCGGGAGTTAAGGTCGAAGACCTGCTGAACGACTTCGAAACCGATGCATCTGGCCGGTACATACTTCCCAATATTCGGGCCGGTTCCCCGCTAGATGTTTTAGTCAGGCTGAAGATACCCGCCGGCAAGGTCGGCGAGACGTTTTCGGCGGCTATATTCGAGCTTCGCTACACCGAGCAAGCGACTCAAAAGCCGATGGCCGTAACTGCGGAGGCCGAAGTCGTTTATGACACTGCGGCCGCTGTGGCTGAACTCCGCAGGAACGACCAGGTGCTCGAAGCCGTCACGCTTCTGACAAACGCCCGAGCGAGGAAAGAAGCGATGGAGTACATGGACCGCGGACGTTTTGAGGATGCACAGCAGGTGCTCTTTGACAGGGAACTTCAGACGGATGCCCTATTCTCGCTTGCCCCTTCGCTGGAGCTCGAACAGGAGATCGAGGCGGTCAGGGATCTCAACCGGTTGATCGCCGACCGCAGCAACGATCTGCTCACCCGCAAACGAATGAGCTACGAACGCGATCTCCGGCGAAAGAGCCGATAG
- a CDS encoding dehydrogenase: MSISAKKTDSKADKKEANGGGGTAAAAEKYHGLSPETLVAMYRTMYMSRRVDDKEIQLKGQNKIFFQISGAGHEALLVGAAQAMKPAYDWFFPYYRDRALMLGLGMTALEMLYSAVGAELDPNSHGRQMPSHWGHKDLNVPSQSSCTGTQALHSVGAAEVSHRASLLPELQDKVKGFKGDEVVYMSVGDGTTSEGEWWEALNTACNLKLPVIFVVEDNGYAISVPVEVNTAGGDISALVSGFPNLFMQKCDGTDPLESYATFKRAVEYCRERKGPAFVHGKVIRPYSHSLSDDEKLYRPDEERQADAEIDPITTFAEFLMTEGVITSEKLEALRKEVDEEVNKAADIAIETPQPAPESALRNVFSPDVDPTDRSLFDTEEGAELSGNPGTMVDLINRCMHEEMERDPRIVVFGEDVADVSREEYLERVKGKGGVFKVTANLQRKFGSARVFNSPLAEANIVGRAVGMAIRGLKPVVEIQFFDYIFPAMMQIRNEVALTRWRSDGDTTCPMVMRVPVGGYLKGGAVYHSQSGTTLFAHTPGLIIVYPSTALDANGLLRTAIRCDDPVLFLEHKHLYRQIYNKSEYPSKDFLIPFGKAKKVREGKDVTIVTFGALVERSNQAAKRLEQQGITVDLIDLRTLVPYDWEAIAESVKKTSRVLVAHEDPISYGYGAEIAARISNELFEYLDAPVARVGATDTFVAYAPQVEDFILPQSEDVEKAVQELMKY, translated from the coding sequence ATGTCAATCTCTGCAAAAAAGACCGATTCGAAGGCAGATAAGAAAGAAGCGAACGGCGGCGGCGGCACGGCGGCAGCGGCCGAGAAGTATCACGGCCTTTCGCCGGAGACGCTCGTTGCGATGTACCGGACGATGTATATGTCCCGGCGGGTCGATGACAAAGAGATCCAGCTTAAGGGCCAGAACAAGATCTTCTTCCAGATCTCGGGAGCCGGCCACGAGGCTCTTCTTGTCGGAGCGGCTCAGGCAATGAAGCCGGCTTATGATTGGTTCTTTCCGTATTATCGCGACCGGGCGTTGATGCTCGGTTTGGGAATGACGGCGCTTGAGATGCTTTACTCCGCCGTCGGTGCTGAGCTCGACCCTAATTCGCACGGCCGGCAAATGCCTTCGCACTGGGGCCACAAGGACCTGAATGTTCCCTCGCAATCTTCCTGCACCGGAACTCAGGCGCTCCATTCGGTCGGTGCGGCCGAGGTTTCACACCGAGCCTCGCTCCTGCCGGAACTTCAGGACAAGGTCAAAGGATTCAAGGGCGACGAGGTCGTCTATATGTCTGTCGGCGACGGCACGACCAGCGAAGGCGAATGGTGGGAAGCTCTCAATACAGCCTGTAACCTCAAGCTGCCGGTGATCTTCGTGGTTGAGGACAACGGCTACGCGATCTCCGTTCCGGTTGAGGTAAACACGGCCGGCGGCGATATCTCGGCCCTTGTCTCAGGCTTCCCGAACCTCTTCATGCAAAAGTGCGATGGCACCGACCCGCTCGAAAGCTATGCCACCTTCAAGCGCGCTGTCGAGTACTGCCGCGAGCGAAAAGGGCCCGCGTTTGTCCACGGCAAGGTCATTCGCCCGTATTCGCACTCGCTTTCGGACGACGAAAAGCTCTATCGCCCGGATGAAGAACGCCAGGCCGATGCCGAGATCGACCCGATCACGACCTTTGCCGAGTTTTTGATGACCGAAGGCGTCATCACCTCCGAAAAGCTTGAGGCCCTTCGCAAAGAGGTCGATGAAGAGGTCAACAAGGCCGCCGATATTGCGATCGAAACGCCGCAACCGGCGCCTGAATCGGCGCTTCGCAACGTCTTTTCGCCGGATGTCGATCCGACAGATCGCTCGCTTTTCGATACCGAAGAAGGTGCTGAGCTCTCCGGCAATCCGGGCACGATGGTCGACCTGATCAACCGCTGCATGCACGAAGAGATGGAACGCGACCCGCGGATCGTCGTCTTTGGCGAGGACGTGGCCGATGTTTCACGCGAGGAATATCTCGAGCGGGTCAAAGGTAAGGGCGGCGTCTTCAAGGTGACGGCGAACCTGCAGCGGAAGTTCGGCTCGGCACGCGTTTTCAATTCGCCGTTGGCCGAAGCGAACATCGTCGGCCGTGCGGTCGGGATGGCGATCCGCGGCCTGAAACCGGTCGTTGAGATCCAGTTCTTTGACTACATTTTCCCGGCGATGATGCAGATTCGCAACGAGGTCGCGCTGACCCGCTGGCGTTCGGACGGCGATACGACCTGCCCGATGGTGATGCGCGTTCCGGTCGGCGGATACCTGAAAGGAGGCGCCGTTTACCACTCGCAATCGGGCACGACACTTTTTGCACACACGCCCGGTTTGATAATCGTTTATCCCTCGACCGCGCTTGATGCGAACGGGCTACTGCGTACGGCGATCCGCTGCGACGACCCCGTTCTTTTCCTCGAACACAAGCACCTCTATCGCCAGATCTATAACAAGTCGGAATATCCGAGCAAGGATTTCCTGATCCCCTTCGGCAAGGCCAAGAAGGTCCGCGAGGGTAAGGACGTTACGATCGTCACCTTCGGCGCGCTCGTCGAGCGGTCAAATCAGGCGGCGAAACGGCTTGAACAGCAGGGCATCACGGTCGACCTCATCGACCTCCGCACGCTAGTTCCCTACGACTGGGAAGCCATCGCGGAATCGGTCAAGAAGACCTCGCGTGTACTCGTTGCCCATGAAGACCCGATCTCATACGGCTACGGAGCCGAGATCGCCGCCCGCATTTCGAACGAGCTCTTTGAATACCTAGACGCACCGGTCGCCCGTGTCGGCGCCACCGACACCTTCGTCGCCTACGCCCCGCAGGTCGAAGACTTCATCCTTCCCCAAAGCGAGGACGTGGAGAAAGCAGTTCAGGAATTGATGAAGTACTGA